The DNA region AAGGTGTTAGAGCTAAACCCATCTCTATTTTCAGTTTACCTAATATTTGACTGCATATTATATTACTGTGTCCTTATATGGTTAGGTAATCATCACCTCATGCGCTAACTTTTAAGGATGGATTAGCTCCAATATCTATTTTCTTAACACACGTGGCCTCTTCAGGTGGTACTAAATTTACTTTGGACAAGTACGAGGGTACTACTGTTACTTCACGAAAATACACTTTTAATTCTTTGTATATATTACATGCTTGAAAGTCTTTATCACATCCACACTAACTCAGATAGGATGCAATGGAATGAAGACAACGCATGACTTGTGAAATAAGACAACAAAGCACCAACGTATTAGAAAAATAGGTTATCATGAAAGTGTAATGAAAATTAATGTACTTTAATGTTATAGTTGATGAATAGTTTAAAATCTTGTTGGGAGTGGGAGTCGGCTAGCTCGCCGTGGCTAATTCAGAATTTAGTCGTTATGAGTTCTGATTTCGATaagtaaattttaaaatatatatataactctATTAATACTCGTTCCTCacacttttatatatatatatatatatatatatatatatatatatatatatatatatatgttatttgtGCAGATGTCTCTTAAAAAAGGACCTTCTTTGCTTTCTTATACTTAGGTTTCCAGTCTAATCTTTGATCCCTTTCTTAGAAAAAAGCCAAAAAAGATGATAAAAGAAATCATGTGAAGAAAAGAATGAGTCATAACCAAAAGGTTCAAGGAACCAATCCAGCCTAACATTTCTGTTATACaacttacacacacacacacacacacatatatatatatatatatatatatatatatatatatatatatatatgtatgtatgtatgtatgtatgtatgttagataaagaattgaagaaatagaattGTTTCTTAAGTGGCCATTACATTCAAGTGCATGTATTCATCTTAAAATGCCAACATGGTGAAAAGTGACCATACAAGGAGTACCATAATAATAATACGGAGTACAATATATGACCAAAATGATAAGAGAACAGTTCTCCCATTTCAGACAAGAACTAGTTGATTATGGGATATTCTCTAATAAGCTGACAttaacatccataatataatccATATGAAAAGAAATGCTCCTGAAATAGGAATAAACATATATAAGACAGATAAAGCCATTAATATTAATCATAAAGAATAGATGATAAAAATCTGGGGTGCTATTAAGTGGATTGATACTGTGTATTCAGACTCAAGAACATACCCTGCCTAAGACATATGGTTACAATAAGAATATTCTCCTAcaatcattttattttgttttataggTCTAAGTTTTCCTACGTATAGCCCAATAAGTTTAAGacccataattaatatttaattaatgagcaAATCTCATTCATCCGATTGGTTATTTGATGGACGTACCAGATTATATTTAAATCTCTATAAATTGGTGCTCTGTCCACCCATTAGGGTTACCACTTTTCCTACATACAATTTCATCACTGACGGTTGTGGTAACGTAAGGCTAGGGCTAGGAAGTAGAaactaatttatcaattaacgcTTTCGCTTAGTAATAATGGTTtacgattcaggtatgttttctgtAATAATTTTatgtaagattatcatgttcaagattATGGTATGAATTAAGTTTATGTTTACATGTGGTATCACGAGCCTGAATGGTTTGAACAGATAATCTTCATTAAAGAACAACTATTTATGAATGCGTTGTTGTTTAGAAATCATGTACTGCCTTCGTCAATTATGAATCATGGTTtaaatatattatcatgatcTTTAGATTCTGTTTGTAAAATACAATATTGAACTCTATTCCTTTAATTGCTTTTAAGATTATCGAGCaattaaaaaaagggaaaattgatAGAAATTATGAAGAATTTCGTCTATGCTTTTCGAGAACGGCAGCCTTTTGGTTTTGTGCTTACCATAGAGACGTGGAAACTAAGTTCTAAATTATTTtatgtataaaaaaaataaaaataaaatcccaGAATATGTTCAAATCCTTTCAAGGTCGTTTGCTTTAACCTTTTACGACCACTAAGGCAAACACTTCTTTTGTTTTTTAAACCCCTCCCAAATTAGAAAGATTTATAGTGTTTTCACACTTTTTATCCAGCGTGACTCGAACTCAGGACCTAACGGTCGTGGGTGGAGATATTTTTACCAACTGAGCAAACCTCACTTGTCAGGCAAACACTTCTAGTTACATAAAACTACATATAATGTTTAAATTTGTAAAGGTGTTTGATTTATCTTAAGTTGAGCCCTGTGTGTTTAGAGTGAAGGTAGTAAagttttatcttaatattttggACCATaatttgattacttatttaatgaTTGCATTTAATTTTATGCATGTGTTATATGTTATGTAGTTTATTAATTACCAAAGTGGCTGaaatgttttacaaaaaaatatacacatacataattatattttatgtatGTATTAATATTCatatagtttgttagtcaccAAAGTGATCAAACTAGACCGTTTAAAGTATTCACATGTATAAAATCTTATGATATCTATTTTATGTGTGCACTTATGTTTATATAGTTTGTTAGCCACCAAAGTGGCCAAACTAGcatgtttatgaaaaatatgcatacataaaaTTGTAGTTTATCcatgaaatgaatgaaatgcccataattttaaaaaaatagataaattaattttcactaTTGCTAGAACTCAGCGATTTACCCAAAGGCGGATCAATTATTCTATGAATAGTGAATATGATGatgtaaattaatatttttaatcaaatatATATTGTCTATCCAAAGATGTCATATATgtttggttaaaaatatttaattacctaTTAAAGACTAAATAGCATTTAAATTATGATAGTGTGTTGTAGTAATTACCCAAAGGATAACTGCGATATACTTTAATTGTTTTACTGAATCCATATTGATTTGTGAGTATGTATTATCTATTTTGCAGCTATTCCTCTTCATTCGCATGCTTCGTCTGTTACTGTGTTCAACGGATTGAACTTCTCTGAATGGCATGAACAAGTCCAGTTCCACTTAGGTGTAATAGATCTTGACTTGGCTCTGCTAAATGATAAGCCCACTGCCATTACTGATACGAGCAGTGCGGATGAGAAGTCTTTCCATAAAGCATGGGAACACTCTAACATATTGAGACTTATGTTTATGCGAATGAGTATTGCCAACAACATTAAGAGTATTATTCCACAAACATAAAGTGCCAGGGAATACCTGGAGTTTATGGAAGAACTTTTTCATTCTGCAGATAAGTCTCTCGCTGGTACACTAATGGCTGAACTCACGACCATGAACTTTGATGGGTCGCGTAGTATGCAAAATCATATCATCGAGATGACTAACATTGCAGCAAGACTTCAGACCTTGGGGATGAAAGTTGATTCTGAACTTGTTGCCTCCTGAGTATGGTCCTTTTCAAATTAACTATAATACAATTAAGGATAAGTAGAATGTTAGTGAATTGTCCAGTATGCTTACTCAAGAGGAGTCAAGACTTAAGAAATAATGGAGTCATTCAATTAACCCCATGGGTCAAGGAGCTGGTAAAGGACTTAAAGTGAAGGCCAACAagttcaaaaagaagaaagtacCTGCTAAAGCTCCACATGATGCTGACAAGGAATATAAGGCAGATACGTGTCGTTTCTGTAACAAGGAAGGACACTATCAGAAAAATTGCCTGAAACATAAAGCTTGGTTCGAAAAGAAAGGTACAATTAGTGATTTTGTATGTTTCGAATCAAATTTAGTAGAAGTTCCTAATAATATTTGGTGGCTTGATTCTGGTGCAACTGCTCATGTATCTACTACATTGTAGGGATTCCTTACGATCCAAACTACAAATTCAAATAactatttcttgttcatgggaAATCGTATGAATGCTCCAATTGAAGGCATAGGGACTTATCGTTTGATCATGGAGACTGGACGTCACCTTGATCTATTACAGACTCTTTATGTACCTTCAGTTTCTaggaatttgatttctctttcaagacttgatgtttctggatttgatttaaagtttgaaaataaatgttTTAATTTATATAAGAATGCTGTTTTTTTATGGTTCTGGTATTCTTAGTGATGGTTTATATAAATTAAAACTCGATATTGATTTTTCTGAATCCCTTCTTACTGTTCAATATAATATTAGAATTAAACGTAGTTCACTAGATGAAAGTTCTACTTACTTGTGGCATAGACGTTTGGGTCATGTATCCAAAGAAAGGTTAGAAAGATTAGTAAAGAATGAGATTCTTCTGAATCTAAATTTTATTGTTCTTAATATATGTTTGGATTGCATTGAGGGAAAACAAACCATGCATAGTAAGAAAGGTGCCACAAGAAGCACCCAGCTTCTTGAAATTATACACACCGATATTTGTGGACCCTTTGATGTTCCATCTTTtggtggaaaaaaatattttatcacttttatcgaTGACCTTTCACGTTATGGATACATCTATTTgataaaagaaaaatctcaagcaaCAGATGCTCTCAAAGTGTTTGTTAATGAGGTTGAAAGGCAATTATATAAAAAGGTGAAAATCATTAGGTCAGATAGAGGTGGTGAATATTATGGAAAATATAATAAATCAAGACAATATCCAAGTCCATTTGCAAAGTTCCCTGAGGAATGTGGCATATGTGCATAGTATACTATGCCAGGAatacctcaacaaaatggtgttgcagaaAGGCGTAATTGAACACTTATGGATATGGTTAGGAGCATGATGAGTAATTTCTCATTATTCAAATTATTGTGGATGTATGCTCTTAAAACCGTTGTATAATTATTAAACATGGTTCCTAGTAAGGAAGTTCCAAAGACTCCTTTTGAACTATGGACATGAAGGAAACCTAGTTTAAGGCACCTGCATGTTTGGGGTTGCCCAGCGGAAACTAGTATTTATaatccacaagaaaagaaattagattCTCGAATAGTAAGTGGTTACTTTATTGGTTACCCAGAGAAATCTAAAGGGTATGTGTTTTACTGTCCAAATCATAGTTCGAAAATTGTTGAAACCGGTAATGCAATACTCATTGAGAATGGAGAAGTTAGTGGGAGAATTGAAAAATAAAGTGTGGAAATAAAATAGGTGAGGGTCAACATTCCATTACCCACGAATGTGCCTACTTCCACACAAATACCAAATATTGTTCCAGTTGTTGAAGAACACTTTGACAACACCGAGCAACATTTAGATAAAACACTTCATGAAGAAACTAACTCACAAATATCTGACACAAATGAACAACAAGAAATGTCattaagaaaatctcaaagagtAAGAAAATCGGCTATTTCAGATGATTACGTGGTTTATTTGCAAGAGTCATATTTTGACATTGGTCTTAATAAGGATCCAGTTTCATTTTCACAAGCTATTGAAAGTAATGAGTCTAACAAATTGATTGATGCCATGAAGGAAGAGTTAAAATTCATGGAATACAATAAAGTTTGAGATCTCGTTGAATTGCCAGAAAGTTCTAAAAGAATCGGGTGTAGATGGGTCTTTAAGACCAAATGCGATTCAAATGGCAATATTGAACGATATAAAGCCAGACTTGTTGCCAAGGGTTATACTCAAAAAGGAAGCATTGATTATAAAGAGACCCTTTCAccggtctcaaagaaagactcgttaagaattattatggctttggtagctcattatgatttagagttacaccaaatggatgtaaaaactgtcTTTCTTAATGGAGATCTCGAGAAGGAGGTTTATATGGACTAACCAGAGGGTTTCAAAACTAAAGGAAAAGGTCAAATGGTGTGTAAACTGAAGAAGTCaatatatggacttaaacaagcctcacgataatggtatataaagtttaatgataccataacatcttttggatttgtgaaaaataCCGTTAATCGGTGTATATACCAAAAGATTAGTAGGAGcaagtttatatttttagtcctatatgttgatgatattttactTGCTGCTAATGATTTAGGTATATTACGTGAGACTAAAGATTTTCTCTctaagaattttgaaatgaaagatatgggtgaggCATCCTATGTGATAGGAATAGAAATATTTCGTAATAGGTCACAAGGATTATTGGGATTATCTAAGAAAGACTATATCGAAAAAGTTCTAGAGAGATTTAACATGAACAACTGTTCAGCACGAATTGTTCCAATTTAAAAAGGGGACaaatttagtctcatgcaatgcccTAAGAATGATATAGAACGAAAGGAAATGGAATCAATTCCTTACTCTTCTATTATTGGTAGCCTGATGTATGCTCAGACTTACACAAGACCGGATATTAGTTTTGCGGTCAGAATAATGGAAAGATATCAGAGTAACCCAGGAATTGATCACTGAAAAGTTACAAATAAAGTCTTGAGGTACCTGAAAGGAACGAAGGATTACATACTCATGTATAGGAGATCCAAGCATTTGGAAGTTGTTAGATACTCGGATTTAGATTTCGCTGGATGTATTGACCCTAGGAAGTATACGTTTGGTTATTTGTTCCAATTAGCTGAATGAGCAATATCGTGGAAGAGTGTCAAACAGTATGTCATTGCTACATCCACGATGGAAGAAGAATTTGTGGCATATTTTGAAGCCACAATTCATGCATTATGGATGCGAAACTTTATTTCAGGACTTGGGGTTGTCGACACCATTACCAAGCCGCTGAAAATTAACTGTGATAATTATGCAGCAGTATTCTTCTCCAAGAACGATAAGTACTCCAAAGGTGCCAAGCATATGGAATTAAAGTACTTTACCATCAAGGAGGAAGTTCAGAAACAAAAAGTGTCACTTGAGCGTATTAGAACTGATCTCATGGTTGCAGATCCGTTAACGAAAGGTTTACAGCTAAAGAGTTTTAAAGAACATATACATAGAATGGGtcttggttgtatttatgattgatGTATTTATAATATTTTGACACTCTGAGCTCATTTATGTGTTTCTGATATACATTAATGATTTCTTATTTCTCATAATGGTGTACAcattattgttttgagatattacAGGATAAGTGTCAATGAGACattattgtggaccataataTTTTATAGCTTATGGACCTAGTACGATGAGTTGCTAATATTGTAGTATATGGAAGGGGAGTATGTAGACAAATTATATATAACCGCCATAACTCACATTTAGTAATTTATCGTATTATGGTATTTATGATGGACATTTAGAAGAGATTTGTTTATGCGCAACTAATGttcttatattattaaatattaatattatgtgaTTATTGGGCAAAGTGGGAGAATGTAAGTTTTTCCACGTGTGTGGCCCAATAGGTTTAAGGCCCATTAACATTTAATTAATGAGCAAATCATCTGTCCGATTGGTTACTTGATGAACGTACCAGATTATATTTAAATCTCTATAAATTGGTCCTCCCTCCACCCATTAGGGTTACCACTTTTCCTACATACAATTTCATCACTGACGGTTGTGGTAACGTAAGGCTAGGGCTAGGAGGTAGAaaccaatttatcaattaatgcTTTTGCTTCTTGATAATGGCTTAcgatttatgtatattttttgtaacAATTTTATGTAAGATTATCATGCTCAAGATCCTAGTATAAATTAAGTTTTTGTTTACGATGGGGTCACAGCAAAATAGTTTTCTATTCATGAATCTCATCATCCCGATATGAGGCAAATCACTCCTGATTTTGCACTAAACTAATTCATGTGTACATGGGAATATCTAATCTAATCATATATAGTGGTTTTCATAAGGAATAAAGTTGCCTTTAACTCTTcaaaaattgtttaaaataaaacaagaaaagtaaagtaaaaacaAAACACCAAGAGATATGGTCAATAGCCCCAAGTTCAATGGTGAAAGCGTAACACATGATTTGTAGATTAGGCAAATGTCATTCCAACTCTAGAACGAACAAAAGGTAGAGAGGCAAGCCCATTCTTGATCTTCCATTTTTACAGTTTTTTGCTAGCAAACAATGAAGATTGACTTAGCCACAAAATCAATGCACTCATCTAGTCAATTTTGAGGGGTGGGGTGGAGTGAATGAGAAAACAAGCCAAAGGTAAATGACTCCTGATTTGCACTAAACTAATTCTTGTGTACATGGGAACATCTAATCATATTTAGTGGTTTTCATATGGAATAAAATTTCCTTTATCTCTTCAAAAATTGTTTAaactaataaaagaaaagaaggaaaagtaaaggaaaaaaaacCATCAAGAAGTATGGTCGAAAGCCCCAGTTTAATGGTAAAAGCGTAGCACATGATGTATGGGTTAGATGCACTTCCTTCTCTTTTCACCGCAAATAAAAACGTCGCATTTAAGTAGACAAATATAAGGGCAAGCACATTCTTGATCTTCCATTTTCACAATAAAGAATAACTTAGCCACAAAATCAATGCACTCATCTAGACAATTTTGAGGGGTGGGGTggaatgaatatgaaaacaagccaaaggtaaaatactaaaaaAGTGTCACAATATGTTAAACCAGTTGTTGTATTGTGGAAAACTCAGCTAATGGCCAATTGATAAAAGGTAAGACGCCAGCATTTAGGTAGCAAAGATGTTAAAGTAAACAATATGGACAATTACAATTCCTCATATATATGGGTCCCTTCTACCTCAATTCAAGTGGATTTTGACTCATCATTATTAAAATAATCATCAATTACATGCTTTTAAATAATTTCTAACTTTACAATTGACCTAGATTTCGTCATCCATCATAGTATGTGATTGGCCATTAGAATATTGTTCTCAAATTGGATAAACTCTTCTAAAACTGACTTCCAATTACTGTTTCTCACCCCCCTTCTTCTATATACATAAGCATAATAAAGTTGTCTTTCTTCTAAGCATTATATGTACTAAACAACAACTATACCTCAATTTCAATCAAATCGGGTTCGGCTAAAGTATTGTGAGATTAATCATAAATTGACTAGTTTTTTCTTGGTTATCAACCTACCACAATCCTCTTCTTTTATCCACGTTTAACACTAATAATGTGAGCAAGACAGTGTTATCAAAGACGAAAAGTGGAAAAAAAAACTCTAACGTCTGCTTGGGCTTTAAGCGTAAAGCGTAAATAAAACATGTGCTTTAATGAAGAAAGACGCAAATGGAGAAAAATTACAAATATGTatgtgtagtccaagactaaCATCTATAAGCATGAATACCATAGatacaaagaaattgaagaaaattcaCGACAAAGtgaaatataaattatttagtgTCGCCTCTTCAGAATTAcgctcattggcaaggaaaaataTGTCTTAAAGCCTTGATGACAACACTAAAGCGTCCGCTAAGTGAGGCGAAATGTTGAACATATTGTGAGCCTCACTTCAGGGCTTGGGCGCGCTTAAAgcgcgcctttgataacactggagCAAGGTCATACATGCATGCGCATACATATAGATAGCATCATGAAACCTATCATGCCACTCACCTAGCATGCATACATGATGCCTTTTCTTTGATGTGCTTCCTAAATTGATGTTCTGATTTCTGCTTATGTAAGCTCCTCTGCTACAGTTTTAACTTTGTTGTTGCTGAATCTTGGCCCACTTCTCATACATTCTCCTCCTATAAAAACCCTTCATTACATAACCAATGCTCTCCTACACTCTCAGCTTTATCTTCAAACTAAAGCTTCATCAAAAGTATATAACTATCACTTcattatttcctttcatacacAGTTAACTATGATTCCATCAGAAGCTGCAGCAGTTCACTACTTTGCTTCTGAAAATACTTCACCTCTTCCTCTTGATTTCAACTTCATGCACAACAATTTACCATCACTTCATTTCAGCAGATACTTAACCAATCTACCAAATTATCCAACCACTTTACCTGTTCATGACTTCAGTAATATGCCACTATCTTGCATCAGCGGTAACTCTACCTCTGATGAAGCAGACGAGCAGCAACTTAGGATCATCGACGAGAGAAAGAAAAGGAGGATGATATCTAATAGGGAATCAGCAAGAAGATCAAGGATGAGGAAACAAAAACACCTTGATGAACTATGGTCACAAGTTCTTCGTCTTAGGACGGAGAATCATAATTTGATCGATAAGTTAAACCAAGTCTCGGATTGTCATGATAAAGTACTTCAAGAAAATGCACAGTTAAAAGAAGAGGCTTCAGACCTTCGTCAGATGCTTACAGTTCTTCAATTTAACAGTATTTTCCCTGATTTATGCGATCTCGAAGATGTTCCATGCACCACTGCTCATCTCAAAGCTGAATCATCAAACCTATCCATCACTCCTTGCACAAATCTGCTTCACTGAAAAGAGAGACAGAGAATGTTTTCTCAGTTTCATTTTCTTCATGTTGTTTTGTTTTACATGAATGGCAATGAGTCTTTATTTCAAGAAATGAACATCATTTCATATATAAAGTAAGACCTTCATATATAAAGTaagacctctctataacatctATAACAGTCATTTTCTATAAAAGCTAAGTTTTTCTTAGAATCGATTTTTATATTATAACAATACTTCACTGTAGCATCCAAACAATATCGGAACGAACGAGGTTGTTATAAAGATGTTTGATTGTATCTGAATTTCCAATAACATCTTAGGACTATGTTACTCTTAGTTAAACCATTAATGTTTTCATGCATAACTTAATCCGCGGATAATTCTATAAGCTATGTTATTAAGATAAGATTATTTGAAATATGAAATCACGAGTAGCTTGCCCATAAACAAAATCAAGAACCCCACTAAGATCAGCCATAAAACAATCACCTGGTTTGGTCAGAAAGAGATATCAAAATCCTTCACAACTCTTAACAGGAAGGTAGGGCAGCCTGGTGCACTAAGTTTCCGCTATGCACGGGGTCCAGGTAATGGCcggaccacaaaggtctattgtacgcagttttctgcaagaggctgtttccacgggtCGAAtctgtgacctcctggtcacatggcagcaactttaccagttacgccaagactTCCCAAATTGAGTGGAAGGGTAATAAGAGATAATTGAGTGGGAGAAGGGGGGAAAAAAAATGAAAGCACCACtataaacattttcttttttcttcatttcCACATCACAGAAAACAAGGTTAAGGATAAAAGAGAACAGCATATGCAGCGAGTGGCCTCAGTAAGTTGAGCTCAGCAAAAGAGAGGCCCCATTATCAGTCCTGTTTTGCACACATTAGCACAAGCAATGAGACAAACAGAAGTGGAGGCTGCTGCTGATAGTGCTTCATTATTAAGGAACTACTATAAGAAGCAAAAACAACTTGAAAAAGAAATCCACTATGAGAAACTACTGTTTTTAACTTATCTGAGGAAAGAGGTTATCAGGTCTCAAGCTGTTCTATCCAAATGTGCAGTTCATACCACTCTTAGAAAGAGGTTATCAGGTCTCAAGCTGTTCTATCCAAATGTGCAGTTCATACCACTCTTTCAGGTGTTACTAGACGTTTTTCCTTTTATAAATCAACATCTTGCAACTCACATATTTCAGTCATATGTTTCATAAACTCTCTTATtctctctcccccccccccccccctcgtgTCTATGTTTCATAATTGGACAACCCGGTACACAAGTCATCCCGCGTTCACGTAGGGTTCCGAGGAAGGGGCGCACCCCAAGGGATGTGTtgtagacagcctaccctaatgcaagcattcgTGTCTATGTTTCATAATCTCGCAGAAATGTTTATTTTTCTACTGACAAGGTCATCTCTCATAACTTTCTAGAAATCTAAAACTGCCTATCAGATTTATTGATCCATTCTAGCATCAATGTAACAGACTAACAGGTATATAAGAATTGGAGAAGCAGCCTAATGTTGCAATTCCCTCCTGCAATGCAGGGTTCAGTTAGCAAGAAGATGGACTTTCTCTAGGATTTCCACTAGAACAAGAGGTCAAGACACAAATAGATACCaattactttatcttttgttGGTCAAACCGACTAATTATACATCAGAACAAGGGATAGAATAGCAGGGAGCAAAGCAAGCTACAGCTAGTAGAATGTATGGCTCAGTGAGGGTCAATGGATGCAGGGGCGAGACAAAGTAGCTTAAGGACAAAACTTTAGCTCTGATATGACATGCCCACAGTAATTTAGTTGAACCATTCACCTTTATAAAAAGAAACAATTTTCTATTACAGTAGCATTTTAGTCTATTTTACTAAGGTTTCAGATGCCAAAAATAGACTGACGATAAATGTAATATGAGAGATAAGACACATTCTGCTGCACCCTAATTGCAAGAACTATAGGATGATATCACATGATTAAAAAAGCACATCAGATATCTTTAACAAGCCAAAGTTACATATCGTTTCTTCTATTTGGAGCCTGTGACCTTGTCTCATTAAGTTTAAGCCTGCTATAACATGAACAGAATAGCAAATATTTTACCAAGAAAATATACGCACAACTCATTTTTCTGGACTTGACACTCTACCAATAACAGTATCATATTCCTACCAAATACCTTATTCTTTTATCACTGCAAAGCCCTCATAAGAAGGATTATAATACTCCAAGGAGAAGCTAAAAACTGACACTTTTAAAAGACAGTAAGTGGCTAAGGAAATGCAAAGTTTAGTTGCACCTGACATTGAAATTCCGAGTGCAGATTGCCTCCTCT from Nicotiana tabacum cultivar K326 chromosome 24, ASM71507v2, whole genome shotgun sequence includes:
- the LOC107819382 gene encoding basic leucine zipper 43-like, encoding MIPSEAAAVHYFASENTSPLPLDFNFMHNNLPSLHFSRYLTNLPNYPTTLPVHDFSNMPLSCISGNSTSDEADEQQLRIIDERKKRRMISNRESARRSRMRKQKHLDELWSQVLRLRTENHNLIDKLNQVSDCHDKVLQENAQLKEEASDLRQMLTVLQFNSIFPDLCDLEDVPCTTAHLKAESSNLSITPCTNLLH